ATCTCTTCGGAGAAACGGCCCGCTGCCTGTGCCTCGGCCGCTTTTCGGTGCGAGTTGAATGCAAAGTCGTCTTGCTGTTCCCGAGTGACCTCGCATTTCTCCGCAACGACCTCGCCGGTGTTTCCCATATGCCAGTTCTCGAACGGGCACCAAAGCCCATCATGGATCATAAGGTCGGTAACTGTCTGATTCCCCATGCGATAGCCGTCGCGAGCTCCGGGCATTGCATACGGGATGTTCGACATTGATTCCATACCGCCCGCAACCACGACCTCAGAATCGCCCAACTGGATCGCCTGAGATGCGAGGGCGACCGATCTGAGACCGGAGCCGCAAACCATATTCACCGTCAAAGCCGAGACCTCGGGCGGCAAGCCTGCCTTCAACGCAGCTTGCCTTGCAGGCGCCTGGCCGATACCTGCCTGCACAACGCAGCCCATAATCACCTCGTCGACTTCGGCGGCTTTTATACCGGCTCTGGAAACTGCTTCTTTGATCGCAATAGCTGCAAGGTCAGGAGCGGAAAAGGGTTTCAAAAGTCCCTGAAACTTTCCGGTTGGCGTTCGTACGGCACTTATAATTACTGCCTTTCTGTTATCACTCATGGTCTGATCGTTATCTCCAATATAAAAGAAATATATCCAAAGGGTCAGAATATCACAGCGAACTTCGGGTCGCTATTCAACGGCTTTTGAATCTTTCGAAAGCCTCGCGTTCAAGCATCTCGCGATTGTCGGGATGTGCGATCCGTATCAACTCGTGTGCCCTCTGTCGGAGATTCTTGCCGTACAGATTGGCAACGCCAAACTCTGTAACGACGTAATGAACGTTCGCCCGTGTCGTTACAACCCCTGCACCCGAACGGAGCTGAGGAACGATCTTGCTCTCGCCTCTCGACGTTGCAGACTGAAGAGCGATGATCGGTTTTCCGCCCGGCGACAGCGATGCACCGCGAATAAAGTCCATTTGTCCGCCCACTCCTGAATACTGAAATGTTCCGATCGAATCCGCACAGATCTGCCCCGTCAGGTCGACCTCGATCGCGCTGTTGATCGCCGTGACCTTTGGGTTGCGGCGTATGACTGACGTGTCATTCACGTATTCGATGTCAAGCATAAGAACCTGCGGATTGTCGTCGATAAAGTCATATAGACGTCTTGTTCCCATCACAAAGCCTGCGACTATCTTGCCGGGATGCTTCAGTTTCTTGCGGCCATTTACAACGCCTTGTTCAACGAGCGGAATGACACCGTCCGAGAACATTTCAGTATGTATGCCAAGATCCTTATGGTGGTTAAGCGAGTTAAGGACCGCATTGGGTATGCTGCCGATACCCATTTGCAGTGTTGCTCCATCCTCAACCATTTCGGCAATGAAGTTCCCGATAGCAATGTCTGCAGGCGTCAGGTCCGGTACGGGTACCTCAGCAAGCGGAAGATCGACCTCGACAAGGTGATCGATCTTATCAACATGAAGAAGGGCGTCCCCAAGCGTTCTCGGCATCTGCGGATTAACTTGTGCGATCACGGTCTTCGCACAGTCTGCGGCCGCACGAGCTACATCGACAGAAACGCCTAGAGAACAAAAGCCGTGCTTGTCAGGGGGCGAAACGTGCAGCAATGCAGCATCAAGCGGCAACACGTTCTGTCGAAACAACGCCGGGATCTCTGAAAGAAAAACAGGAATGTAGTCAGCTCGGCCCTCGTTCACGGCCTTTCGAACATTCCCGCCGACAAAAAATGCATTCACCCGAAAACTCTCTGAAAGCTCCGGTGTTGCGTATGGAGCCTCCCCTTCAGTGTGTAGGTGGACCAGCTCAACATTGCGGAGTTCATCCTTTCGATCAGTAAGGGCGCGGATCAAAACGCCC
This sequence is a window from Acidobacteriota bacterium. Protein-coding genes within it:
- a CDS encoding acetyl-CoA C-acetyltransferase, yielding MSDNRKAVIISAVRTPTGKFQGLLKPFSAPDLAAIAIKEAVSRAGIKAAEVDEVIMGCVVQAGIGQAPARQAALKAGLPPEVSALTVNMVCGSGLRSVALASQAIQLGDSEVVVAGGMESMSNIPYAMPGARDGYRMGNQTVTDLMIHDGLWCPFENWHMGNTGEVVAEKCEVTREQQDDFAFNSHRKAAEAQAAGRFSEEIVPIEIPQKKGDPIVLDYDEPVRPDTTVEALAKLKPAFKRDGGTVTAGNAPGVNDGASAVVVTSAEKAAELGVEPLARIVASATSGIEPKMIMLAPVQGVLNVLKKAGWEMADVDLFELNEAFSVQALGVMKELGLDMEKVNVNGGAVAMGHAIGNSGSRILTTLLHEMKRRGAKKGVAALCLGGGNSVALAVERD
- a CDS encoding acetyl-CoA hydrolase/transferase family protein → MTKYTTADDALKVVKSGDRVFIHSVAAAPGVLIRALTDRKDELRNVELVHLHTEGEAPYATPELSESFRVNAFFVGGNVRKAVNEGRADYIPVFLSEIPALFRQNVLPLDAALLHVSPPDKHGFCSLGVSVDVARAAADCAKTVIAQVNPQMPRTLGDALLHVDKIDHLVEVDLPLAEVPVPDLTPADIAIGNFIAEMVEDGATLQMGIGSIPNAVLNSLNHHKDLGIHTEMFSDGVIPLVEQGVVNGRKKLKHPGKIVAGFVMGTRRLYDFIDDNPQVLMLDIEYVNDTSVIRRNPKVTAINSAIEVDLTGQICADSIGTFQYSGVGGQMDFIRGASLSPGGKPIIALQSATSRGESKIVPQLRSGAGVVTTRANVHYVVTEFGVANLYGKNLRQRAHELIRIAHPDNREMLEREAFERFKSR